The following nucleotide sequence is from uncultured Erythrobacter sp..
GCGAAGGAGCGCGTTTTCAGCTTTCGCACCGCGTCGCACCGCTGGGACCCAAAGAACCAGCGCCCCGAGCTGTGGAACCTCTACAACGCCAAGAAGAACAAGGATGAGAGCATCCGAGTCTTCCCGATCTCGAACTGGACCGAGCTCGACATCTGGCAATATATTGCGCTCGAGAAGATCGACATCGTGCCGCTCTACATGTCGGAGAAACGCCCGACTGTGACGCGGGACGGGCTGATCCTGGTGGTCGATGACGATCGCTTCCGGTTTAAAGATGGCGAAGAAGTGGTCGAACGTTCGGTGCGGTTCCGAACATTGGGCTGCTACCCCCTGACCGGCGCGACTGAAAGCGACGCGACTGATATGAATTTGATCATTCAGGAAATGCTGTTGGCGACCGGGTCTGAGCGACAGGGCCGCGCGATCGACAAAGGCCAGTCCGCTTCGATGGAAGACAAAAAGCAGGAGGGGTACTTCTGATGAATACTCAGGATTCCAGCTTCCAGACCGATGCGCTGATTGCCGAAGATATTGACGCCTATCTGGACCAGCATCAGCACAAAAGCCTGCTGCGCTTCATCACTTGCGGCAGCGTGGATGACGGCAAATCGACGCTGATCGGACGGCTGCTTTACGATTCTAAGATGATCTTCGAGGACCAGCTCGCCGCGCTCGAAACCGACAGCAAAAAGGTCGGTACTCAGGGCGACGAAATCGACTTTGCCCTGCTTGTCGATGGCCTCGCAGCGGAACGAGAACAGGGCATAACCATCGACGTAGCCTATCGCTTTTTCACGACTGAAAAGCGC
It contains:
- the cysD gene encoding sulfate adenylyltransferase subunit CysD; its protein translation is MRTLTHLERLEAESIHIFREVVAEAERPVMLYSVGKDSSVMLHLARKAFYPAPPPFPMLHVASGWDFQALLDHRDKTVKEYGLELIVSQNEDAEEQGINPFDTGSALYSQAQLTDPLKRALTEHGFDAAFGGGRRDEEKARAKERVFSFRTASHRWDPKNQRPELWNLYNAKKNKDESIRVFPISNWTELDIWQYIALEKIDIVPLYMSEKRPTVTRDGLILVVDDDRFRFKDGEEVVERSVRFRTLGCYPLTGATESDATDMNLIIQEMLLATGSERQGRAIDKGQSASMEDKKQEGYF